In bacterium, the following proteins share a genomic window:
- a CDS encoding OsmC family protein has product MPTIKNIKVDAKWAGNMLVELKARDLVQYVDQPEASGGTNKGMTPLEYVLGALTSCIITIGLIIAKQKRLEIKGLSASAEGEIDYDVLMGKTDKPRAGFYKIKVNVKIDADMSKEEKEKFLKEIESRCPVADNLLNHTEVAVVLEE; this is encoded by the coding sequence ATGCCAACAATTAAAAATATAAAAGTAGATGCCAAATGGGCGGGCAACATGCTTGTAGAACTAAAAGCCCGGGACCTGGTCCAGTACGTGGACCAACCAGAAGCTTCAGGAGGTACCAACAAGGGGATGACCCCCCTTGAGTATGTCCTCGGTGCCCTGACGAGTTGCATTATAACCATCGGATTAATAATTGCCAAGCAAAAAAGACTCGAAATTAAGGGACTCTCGGCATCTGCAGAAGGTGAAATTGACTACGACGTTCTGATGGGTAAGACCGACAAGCCCCGCGCCGGTTTTTACAAGATTAAGGTCAACGTTAAAATTGATGCGGACATGAGCAAAGAAGAAAAAGAAAAATTCTTGAAAGAAATTGAGTCTCGGTGCCCGGTAGCGGATAACCTCCTCAACCATACGGAGGTAGCAGTAGTACTGGAAGAATAA
- a CDS encoding glycosyltransferase family 4 protein: protein MKVFLLSKVNSTHTIRWANALVERGIKVLVFGLEDLKLKDNPYLPEIIVKTASIDEPKHGGLKGKINYLKALPKVKSAIEEFKPDVLHAHYASSYGLIGALTKFHPLIISLWGSDVFDFPKKSFLNALIIRHNLKKADKITSTSITMAREATKYTAKKIDVVPFGVDIETFKPFEVKKVFTEDSVVIGTVKSLEKKYGIDTLISAFALLKRKSKENLNLLIGGDGPERENLKQLVKELKVEDSVVFTGYIPHAQLPKYMNMIDIFVLLSRVEESFGVVVVEAMACGKPVVVSNKGGLPEVVEEGVTGFVVPAENPKATASAIETLIKDKELRKSMGRRGRERVLKLYNWKENVSKMIEIYEELLKQKA from the coding sequence ATGAAAGTCTTTCTTCTTTCCAAAGTAAATTCTACACACACTATTCGCTGGGCGAATGCCCTTGTGGAAAGAGGGATCAAAGTTCTCGTTTTTGGCCTTGAAGACCTAAAACTCAAAGACAATCCTTACCTCCCAGAAATCATAGTAAAAACCGCGAGCATTGACGAACCTAAACATGGAGGGTTAAAGGGAAAAATAAACTACTTAAAAGCGTTACCAAAAGTAAAATCTGCGATAGAAGAATTCAAACCTGATGTACTCCATGCCCATTACGCCTCAAGCTACGGACTTATCGGAGCCCTCACAAAATTCCACCCCCTTATTATTTCCCTCTGGGGTTCCGATGTGTTTGACTTTCCCAAAAAATCTTTTTTAAATGCCCTAATTATCAGGCATAACCTGAAAAAGGCTGACAAAATTACCTCAACCTCCATCACAATGGCAAGAGAAGCTACCAAGTACACTGCAAAAAAGATCGACGTCGTCCCTTTCGGTGTAGACATTGAAACTTTTAAACCCTTTGAGGTAAAAAAGGTCTTTACGGAAGATAGCGTAGTAATCGGAACTGTTAAGTCTCTGGAAAAAAAATACGGCATTGATACTCTAATTTCAGCCTTTGCCCTTTTAAAAAGAAAATCTAAGGAAAATTTAAATCTTCTCATTGGGGGCGATGGTCCTGAGAGAGAAAATCTAAAACAGCTCGTAAAAGAGTTGAAGGTGGAAGATTCCGTAGTCTTCACAGGCTACATACCACATGCTCAGCTTCCCAAATATATGAACATGATTGACATCTTTGTTCTTCTTTCAAGAGTGGAAGAAAGTTTTGGTGTCGTTGTTGTTGAAGCCATGGCGTGTGGAAAGCCCGTTGTGGTCTCAAACAAGGGCGGATTGCCAGAGGTCGTTGAAGAAGGTGTAACCGGATTCGTTGTGCCTGCGGAAAATCCCAAGGCCACAGCTTCTGCCATTGAAACCCTCATTAAGGATAAGGAACTCAGAAAATCAATGGGCAGGAGAGGGAGAGAAAGGGTCTTAAAACTTTACAACTGGAAAGAAAACGTAAGCAAAATGATTGAGATTTATGAAGAACTGCTAAAACAAAAAGCCTAA